ACAATTTACTTACAGCCGCCCAATCCTGCTTCCAGGTAAAATGAATGGCAACTGAATCCTGCTTGTAACACGGGCTGAGCCACAAATTATCCGCTGCAATAGTCCGGATCTCGGAAGTAAAAAGGTGTGGCCCGACCTGGTTGCCTAATTTAGATATCGCCAGAATAGCATCGACAGCATTCTTTCTTGGTACAAAATATTCCGATTGCAGCTCCTTACCGCTACTCGGCGTGAAACCCATTTTGAAATGCGGCATTCGCTCATACCACGGTCCCGGCACACCCATTTGTGGCGTACAGTTTTCCGCAGAAAGTTCAGGTATCGGGTGTAGGTTTTTAGTAGCGAGTTTTGCGCCAAAAAATTCTTCCTCAGGCAAAACTTTCAGTGGTTTGGCACTGTTCATGCCGTGAATGTACTTCACCCAAACTTCCGTAATATCATTGCTTTGCCAATTTGTAAATAAGCTAACGCTATATCCGCTGGACTGAATTTTGTCAAAATTATCCCTCAACTGATCTAGGGGCAGGTTTTCGTAAACATATTGTCCCATCAAAAACGTAGGCTGAATGTCCAGCGTAACTTTCGTCACCACGCCCAATGCGCCCAGGTTCACTACCGCACCATTGAATTGATCCGCATCTTTTTTCCTACTCAATTGTAAAACATCGCCACTCGCAGTCACCAGCTCCATCGCCGCGACAGCCGTAGAAAGGTTACCATTCTTCTCGCCCGACCCGTGCGTGGCCGTAGCGCAGGCACCAGCGACGGATATGTGTGGTAGCGAAGCAAGATTATGCAACGCGAATCCTTTTTTATGCAAAACCGGGCTCAGCTGGCCGTATTTCAGTCCCGCAT
This Dyadobacter sp. UC 10 DNA region includes the following protein-coding sequences:
- a CDS encoding D-arabinono-1,4-lactone oxidase, which codes for MKKRTFIKLSSALMTAPLFSPLTGWAANSPADREKLKNWAGNLEYSTDKLDSAKSLQQVKELVAKYPKLKVLGTRHCFNNIADTKDQFISVVNADEQIVLDEKNKTVTVNAGLKYGQLSPVLHKKGFALHNLASLPHISVAGACATATHGSGEKNGNLSTAVAAMELVTASGDVLQLSRKKDADQFNGAVVNLGALGVVTKVTLDIQPTFLMGQYVYENLPLDQLRDNFDKIQSSGYSVSLFTNWQSNDITEVWVKYIHGMNSAKPLKVLPEEEFFGAKLATKNLHPIPELSAENCTPQMGVPGPWYERMPHFKMGFTPSSGKELQSEYFVPRKNAVDAILAISKLGNQVGPHLFTSEIRTIAADNLWLSPCYKQDSVAIHFTWKQDWAAVSKLLPVIERELAPFNVRPHWGKLFTISPAILEKRCEKMEDFRKLAKAYDPKGKFVNDFLKLNVFG